The DNA segment ATGGTCCGGGTGCGGGACCTGCTGACCGAGGCCGTGGAAGGGCTGGCGCCGCACTGCGAGCGGCTGGTGCTGATGCGCAGCCCCGGCCGCCAGGGCCCGGTGCTGGACCGGTTCCGGCCGCGCATGGAGGAGCTGTTCGCCTGCGTGGACGAGCTGGCCGCCAAGCACGACGCGGTCGTGGTCGACCTGTACGGCGCGCCCTCGCTGGGCGACCCGCGCCTGTGGGACGTGGACCGGCTGCACCTCACCCACGAGGGACACCGCAGGGTGGCGGAGGCGGTCTGGCAGGAGCTGGGCCACGACGCGGAGGACGCCGAGTGGCGCACCCCCATGGCGGCCACCCCGCCGCCCGGCTGGGGAGCGCGCCGGGTCGCCGACGTCCGCTTCACCCGGCAGTACCTGCTCCCCTGGATAGCCCGCCGCCTCACCGGCCGCTCCTCCGGCGACGGCCTCCCGGCCAAGCGCCCGGACCTCCTGCCGTACGAACTGACGCAGGAGGACCGGGCGTAGCACCGGTCACCCCACCGGTGAGTCGGCACCCTCCAGGGGGACGCCCAGCCGGCCGGCGACGGATGTGAGGGCCGGGCCCAGCGGGAGGGCGACCCGGGCGCGGGCGTGGACGTCGCCCCGGGTGGGGGCCAGGTTGACGACGAGCACCGGCTTCCCGGCCTCGGCCGCCTGGCGTACGAAGCGGAGGCCGGACATGACCGTCAGCGAGGAGCCCAGTACCAGCAGGGTGGCCGCCTCGCGGACCAGGGCGCGGCAGTGCGCGACCCGGGCGGGCGGGACGGACTCGCCGAAGAAGACCACGTCCGGCTTGAGAATGCCGCCGCAGACCGTGCAGGGCACCACTCGGAAGTCGCCGACCTGGTCGTCGGTGAGGTCGGCGTCGCCGTCCGGGTTGATGCCGGCGGCCACCGGGTCGAACCCCGGGTTCGCCTCCTCCAGGCGCGCGGCGAGGTCGCGGCGGGCGGAGAGGTCGCCGCAGGAGAGGCAGACGACGCGGTCGAGGCTGCCGTGGAGTTCCACCACGTCCTCGCTGCCGGCCGCCTGGTGCAGCCCGTCGACGTTCTGGGTGATCACGCCGGAGAGCAGGCCGTGCCGCCCGAACGCGGCGACCGCCCGGTGCCCGGCGTTGGGGCGGGCCCGGCCGAAGGTGCGCCAGCCCAGGTGGCTGCGGGCCCAGTACCGGCGCCGGGCCTGCGCCCCGCCGGTGAAGTCCTGGTAGGTCATCGGGGTGTGCCGGCTCAGGCTGCCGCCCTCGCCCCGGTAGTCGGGGATGCCGGACTCGGTGGAGATGCCCGCCCCGCTGAGGACGAGCACCCCGCCCGCGCCCAGCGCCTCGGCGACCGGCTCCGGGTCGGTGATGCCCGGCGGCAGATCTCCGCTCGGGGTCCAGCTCAACGTAGGACGCATGCGCATACTGCAAGAGTAGGGAACGCGCCTTCGATGCCCCGGCCGCGTGCCTTGTAGCTTCCTCCGAGTCACCCCACGGCGCTGGCCTGCACGAATCGCCAGTACACTCCGTACACGTGACTTCAGCGCCCGCCAAGCCCCGCATCCCCAACGTCCTCGCCGGACGGTACGCCTCCGCCGAGCTCGCCACGCTCTGGTCGCCCGAGCAGAAGGTGAGGCTGGAGCGGCAGCTCTGGCTCGCCGTGCTGCGCGCCCAGAAGGACCTGGGCATCGAGGTGCCGGACGAGGCGATCGCCGACTACGAGCGCGTCCTCGACACCGTGGACCTGGCCTCCATCGCC comes from the Streptomyces seoulensis genome and includes:
- a CDS encoding NAD-dependent protein deacetylase, with translation MRMRPTLSWTPSGDLPPGITDPEPVAEALGAGGVLVLSGAGISTESGIPDYRGEGGSLSRHTPMTYQDFTGGAQARRRYWARSHLGWRTFGRARPNAGHRAVAAFGRHGLLSGVITQNVDGLHQAAGSEDVVELHGSLDRVVCLSCGDLSARRDLAARLEEANPGFDPVAAGINPDGDADLTDDQVGDFRVVPCTVCGGILKPDVVFFGESVPPARVAHCRALVREAATLLVLGSSLTVMSGLRFVRQAAEAGKPVLVVNLAPTRGDVHARARVALPLGPALTSVAGRLGVPLEGADSPVG
- a CDS encoding SGNH/GDSL hydrolase family protein, with product MQTNSTPPAYTSLVAVGDSFTEGMSDLLPDGSYRGWADLLAARMAARTPGFRYANLAVRGKLIQQIVDEQVPLAAAMRPDVITLVGGLNDTLRPKCDMVRVRDLLTEAVEGLAPHCERLVLMRSPGRQGPVLDRFRPRMEELFACVDELAAKHDAVVVDLYGAPSLGDPRLWDVDRLHLTHEGHRRVAEAVWQELGHDAEDAEWRTPMAATPPPGWGARRVADVRFTRQYLLPWIARRLTGRSSGDGLPAKRPDLLPYELTQEDRA